AAATTCAAATTTTCTATGGCAAGCTCTTCTAAAAGACAGCGCATTATTTCATCATCGGCATCCAAGGAAAGCCCCACCTTAGCAGCATTTATGGCCTCACCGTATCGTGCAAGCCGCCTTAAACTCAAAGTTTTTAAGTACCAAGCATCTGCCCTGTCTCTTTTTTTTGAAATTCTCATATCGGAAATCTTTATAACTTCTTCATAACGCTTTTGTGCATATAAGACGGAAGCAAGCAGGGCATAGGCCTCATCATAATCTTCTTTTAATTTAAGAGCCGAATAAATACGCCCTTCGGCCTCTTCAAGTTTTCCGTCAAGGGAATGTAAATAGGCTGCAAAATAATGAACCTGAGGATTATCGCCATGGTATTTTAAGGCTCTGTTTATGTAATCTTCGGCCTGCTTAACATTTCCGGCCTCATAACTTACGAGGGCTAAAGAAAGAAGAGCCTTTCTGTTTTCGCCCTGACGCTGCAGGTTTTGCTTATACATCTCGGAAGCAAGATAGAGCTTTCCTTGGGAAACCTCTATTTCTGCCAAACCAAAACGGGCTTCGGGATTGTTGGGATATTTTTTTAAAACCCCATTAAAAAGGGTCTTTGCCGCATCGATTTTTCCAAGACCTACCAAAATAAAGCCGTGGAGGTTTTGTAAATCGGGATCATCTTTTTTATATTTTCGGGCTGACTCTACAAAGGATAAGGCTTGGTCATATTCGTCGAGGGCATAAAAACATTCTGCTAAGCCCTGATATACCAAATTATAGGAGGGGTTTTCCTTTAAAGCGGATTGGTACATTTCAATTGCACCATACCAATCTTCATTAGCCTGATATTCGGCACCCTTTTGATACAAATCTGCAGGGTTGCAGAATAAAGAGGCCGACAATAAAACAATAAACATAAATCCGAAAAAAGGCTTTTTCATACATTCCCTCCCTAATTTTGCATAGAATTCTTGTTGTGAACAATTTTAACGGTCTTAACCTTGTGGCCGTCCATATCTTGAACAATAAAGTCAAAATCATTCCAAGCTGTTTTTTCATATTTGGCAGGTATTTTTCCGAAAAGATCGAACACAAAACCTCCCAATGTTTCAAACTCATCTACAGGTAAGGCATCGCTTTTAATGGTTTCGGCGAGGTCGTCCAAATCGACACGGGCATCGCAAAGCCAAACCCCTGAGGCGATTTCGGTAATATCCTCACCCTCATTGTCAAATTCATCCTGTATATCGCCTACAATCTCTTCTATGATATCTTCCATACATACAATGCCTGAAACACCGCCGTATTCATCAACAGCAACGGCAATATGAATATGGCGTCTTTTAAATTCGGCTAAAAGAGCGTCAATTCTTTTTGATTCAGGAACAAAAAATGCTCGGCGTACTATCTTATCAAGCTCAATTTTTTGATTTTTTGTTAAAAGTTTTATTATATCCTTAACATAAAGAATACCTATAACATTATCGATTGACTCATCGTATACGGGAAAACGGGAGTGACCGCTTTCCGATATTCTGTCTAAAATTTCATCGCCAGGCGTATCAAGGGCTAAAAAATCAACATCAATACGCGGAATCATAACCTCTTTTACCGCCGTATCGGATAAGTCGACAACACCGCGTATCATATCCCTTTTTTCATCGTTTAATCCTTCTTTTAAAATATTATTTACATTTCCCTTCTTTTTAAATAAGTTTATTATACCCATAACTATACCCGATAAATTTCCATATTTTTATATTGCACAAGTAATTCTTCCTGAAATTTAAGCATTTCTTGTTCCGGAGAATTATCCGAATGATCCATTCCGTTCAAATGCAAAATACCATGCACAATCAGTCTTTTTAACTCTTCATTTATTTCTACATTAAATTCTTCGGCATTAAAACGGAGACTGTCAAGGCTTATAACTATGTCTCCGGCCATAAACCTTGTTTCACCGGCATCGTCAAAATATTCATCCCCCTGCTCAAAGGAAAGAACATCTGTCGGCGAATCGATATCCCTGTATTGTTTATTAAGGTTTTGAATAAAAGCATCATTACAAAACAACAAAGAGATATCCCAATTTTTCAAGTTTAGATCGTTTAGAACTTCAGATATAAAATTTTCAACTCTTACAGGGTCTATAGACCCCGGAGGTTCATCATTAAATGACACACTAATCGAATTAGACATTATTATTTTCCTTTTGAGGCTGTACCTGAGTGGTTTCAGCCTCTAATTTTTGACTGTTTTTATTCTGGGGCTTTGTTTCCTCATCTTCATCAACATTTTTTTGATTCGGATATTCTATTCTGGAATGATAATAACCTGCTAAAATTTTTACAAAGGCGGCCTTGATTATTCTGACTTCGCGGAAAGTAAGTTCCGAGTTATCAAGCTGACCTGCTTTTATCTTTCCGGAAACAAGCTCATCTATAAATTTTTCCAAACGGGGAACCGAGGGTTTTTCCAAGGTACGGCATGCAGCCTCAACTATATCGGCCAGCATGACAACAGCCGATTCTTTTGAGCGCGGAGGTATTCCGGGATAACAAAAATCTTCGATATCTACATTGGGATCAAGTTCTTTTGCCTTTGCATAAAAATAGGATATACAGCTGTTTCCATGATGCTCGGCGATTATATCTATGACGGGCTGAGGCAGCCGTAATTGCTTTGCTTTTTCTATACCTATTTTTACATGACTTCTTATTACAGTAGCCGAAAGGCGGGGATTTATATCCATGTGCTTATTATAATTTGTCTGATTTTCTACAAAGTATTCGCCCTGCTCCATCTTTCCTATATCGTGATAATAAGCTCCTACACGGGCTAAAATCGAATTTGCTCCTATTTCACGGCAGGCACTTTCGGCCAAGGAGGCAACCATCATCGAATGGTTATAAGTTCCCGCAACACTTATGAGCATTTTTTTCATAATTGGAGAATTAAGATCGGACAGTTCCATCAGTCTAAAACTTGTAGGAACATTCATCAAGGTTTCTAAAATAGGCAAAAAGCCTAAAACCAAAATACCGCTTATAAAACCGCTCCCTGCAGTGCTCAATAAAAGCACCGATTTATCGCTTGCAGAGTCCGGAAAAATAGCAAACATACAGATTAAAATTATAGGCTGCACCAAGACTAAACCTAAAGCAGTCTTAATCAGGTCCATCCTTTGTCCCTTAATATTTACCATACCGGCTCCGGCAAGACCTGAAAGGATAGCAAATAGGGCCGGCTGAATTTTAAAACCTGCCGCACCGAAAACGGCAAGTGAAAAAATAAAAACCGCGAATACCGAAATTTTTCTTGAAATTAAAGCTGCAATCAGCATAGTCAAAAAGGTAACCGGCAATATGGGAACTATATCAAGGGAATATGAAAATATCGAAAGCCTTGAAAGAAAAAGAATTAAAATATATATCAAATCAAAGGAAATTAAAATAAGTAAATTGAATTTAAAATCCAAACTTTCCCCGATAATTTTTTTAGAAAACAAAAAAAGACTTATTATAAGAGATAAGGTTAAAAAAATTAAGGATGCCGCAATTTGTATAAAATCTATATATCTTCCGTCTCCTGCGTAAGCTTTTAGACGTGTATAGGCATCGTCGGATATTATAAAGCCTCTCTTTATAATCTTTTGATTTTTTTCTATATTTATTTTTACAGGAGTTACCTTTTTTAAGGCCTCGTCCACCCTTTTTTCGGTCTCTTCACCATCAAATAAAATATTAGGCTGGGCAAATGGAAGCACCATACTCAATACATAAGTTTCAAGCTTTGATTTTTTTACATCGGAAAGGAGGCTTTTAATCCGGTCTCTCACATTATAAAATAAAACAAGGTTTGTAAGAAATACGTTTGTATATGACAGCTTTTGATTTTGAGTTGTCCCCAGACTTATCTCGGCATCATTTAATTCTCCAAGACCTGTAAGAGGCATCTCTATAATGCCGATATCAAAAAGCTGTTTTAACATGTTGAGAGAAATAGAGGTAATCTCATAAAAATCATCAGTCTTATATATGTTTTCCAAATCATGTTCCGAAAGGAGAACTGGGTATTTTTCCATAACCATAAATTTAAAGGCCGTAAAACTTTTTGCAGAATCTTTTAGACCTATTATATAACTCGCAAATTCGGAGTAATCTCTTATCATTTTTTCCGAAACCGAGTTATCCTTATAAAAAACGGCCATAACGGAATGTTTAGCTGCAACTTTTCTTATTTCCGTAGCTTTTTCATCAATCACTTCAATATTACGGTTTGATATTATATCTCTGTCGGAAACCATTCCGACTTCAAAATCGGAAATAGTCAATTTGGAAAATCCCGAATTCTCATAAGCATTGATATAAATCATTACAGCTAAAACCAAAAAGCTGGCCGCAACCGCAATCACAAAGGCCTTATTTCTTTTAAATATCACACTGAGAGAAGATATTTTTTGTTTAAATTTACTTTCTTTCTTATTCTTTATCATAGGCTTTAATTATTTTTTGAACAAGGGAATGACGTACAACATCTTCCGGAGAAAACCGAACGATACCGATCCCTCGAATTTTCGATAAAAGATTTGCAGCATGCACCAGACCGGAATTTTTTGACGATGAAATATCGGATTGTGAAGGGTCGCCTGTTATAATGAGCTTGGAACCCTCACCCATTCTCGTTAAAAACATCTTCATTTGCTCTTTGGTAGTATTTTGAGCTTCGTCTAAAATTACAACGGCATTATGCAGGGTTCTGCCCCTCATATAAGCCAAAGGAGCCACCTCAACCATATTGGACTCCTCCATTTGTCGTATAAGCTCAAAAGGCATTAAGAGCTCTATAGAATCATAAAGAGGCCTTAAATAGGGAGTAATCTTTTGAACAAGGTCGCCGGGTAAAAAGCCCAGACTCTCGCCGGCTTCAACCACAGGTCTTGTAAAAACAATCTTACGCATTTGACGCGACATAAGCATTTGAAGGGCACAGGCAACAGCCAGATAGGTTTTTCCCGTACCGGCAGCTCCAAGGCCGAAACTTATATCGTTATTACGGATAGAGCTAATGAATTCGAGTTGATGAGGATTTTTAGGGTACACGGAACGCATTCCTCTCGGAATATGGATACAGCCTGAGGAAAGATCCTGCGTATCGGAAATATTTATGGTAGAAATCAGAGATTCGATATATTCCGATGAATTTTCGGACTTGATTTCCGATGAATTTACAGCCTTATCAACCACATGTTGAAATTTCTTGCAAACCTCATCATCGGCATTTAAAACACTTACCTCATTACCGCGGCACACGACAGGAACTCCAAGATATTGTTCAAGAAAACCCAAATTTCTGTCATTGGCACCGCAAAAAGCGGAAAGCACTTGTTCATCTTTTAACACTATTGTATATGCGTCTTCCAAATATAAACCTCTAGTAGTCTATTGTAAATGGAAAAAAGCAGTTCCGTCAAGACCTTTAGACCTTATTTCTTTCAATATTAGGTATAAAATACATAAATTCACGCAAAAAAAAGAGATACCGGATTTATCGGTATCTCTTTTAAACTACTCACCGTCTTTTTGGGTTTCGCCGCCGGCATCATCCGTACTGCCGTCGTTTTTCCACCATTCGGTTGATGTTTCGGTCTGTTTTTTCATTGCCTCTTCGGATAAACCTGAATCCGATGGGCTTTTTGTAATAAGGGCCAATAAAAAGGTCGTTACAAAAAACAGGGCAACAACAACATAAGTAGCCCTTGTTAATACATTGCTCGATTTTGAGCCGAAGGCTGAGTTGCTTCCGCCCGAAAAAAGGCCGCCCAAACTATCGCCTTCTTCGTTTTGTAATAAAACCAAAAAGATAATAATCGCACAAATTATGACAAAAAGTACTAACAAAGCAATACCTAAACCACCCATAATCTAACTCCAATTATAAAAATATACCCTACAGAGTACACTAAAAACGGAAAAGTTTCAATAGCTCTTATTAAATTTTTAGCGGACTTTTCTAAAAATAACGCGTTTTACTACGGTTGTCTTTGTTTTTCCTATTGAAGCGGCTTTTAGATCTTCAACTTCAAATTTTGAAAAAACGTTAGTTCTTTTATATTCAGCGATAAATTCCATAATAATTTTTTCGCAGACAGCTTCATCATAGGTATCGTTATTTTCTTCATATGTAAGGTAAAACTCAACCTGGTTTTCCAATCCGGGAACATCCATCTTCGTCCAATACATTACGGCAGACGGCCTGTCTTTAACCTCAATTTTCTGTGTTTTGGCCGTTACATTTGCCGCATTTTCGGCAAAAACAGCCAAAGCCAATAAAGCCATAATACTAATTGCAAAAAATTTCTTTTTCATGTTAATAACCCTCCAACTCTAAGTTATTTTATTATACTGTAAAGCTAAACAACTATCACAGCTCTTAAGATACTAGCATTTTATTCTCATTTTTTCAAGTAGAGAACCAACATGTTAATCAATCGTTTTCAGTTTTGCCTATTTTACTCGGAAAACAAGGCTATAGGCAAAAATGTTTCCGTTTTAAGACCGGCTCCGCCTATTAAGCCCCCGTCAATATTGGGCTTTTTTAAAAGCCCCGCGGCATTGTCAGGCTTCATAGAGCCTCCGTATTGGATTATCATATCTTTAGCAGCCTTTTCACCATAAAGAGCGGCTAAGGTCTTTCTTATTGAAGAATGGATGGCATCAGCATCCTCAGGGCTTGCATTTTTTCCCGTTCCTATTGCCCAAACAGGCTCATAAGCAATCGTTATCTTATGCAAATCTTGTGCAGAAACCTCTGCGAGCCCTTTTTTAATCTGCCTTTCGCATACGGCTTCGGCATGACCTGCTTCGCGTTCTTCGAGAAGCTCCCCTACACATAGGATAACCTCAAGGCCGTGTTTTAAGGCAAGTTTTACCTTTTTATTGATAAGATCATCGGTTTCTTTATATATGTGGCGTCTTTCGGAATGTCCTAAGATAACGGTTTGAACACCTGCATCCAAAAGCTGAAGAACGGAAACCTCTCCTGTATGAGCCCCTTTTTCTTCCAAGCCCATATTTTGAGCACCCAGCAAGATATTGGAGCCTTTAAGCACGGACGCAACATCTTGCAGAAGAGTAAATGAAGGAGCTATCATGTACTTGTTTTTTCCGTCTTTTAGGCCGGCCTTCATTTCTTCTGCAAGGCTTTTGGCCTCAGCCCTATTCATATTCATCTTCCAATTTGCCGCAATGTAAAACTTTTTCACTTTTTCTCCTTTCTTACGGATAGAATTTAGGTCAAAAGACCTCATTCATATTAAACAGCTTATCCTTTTATGACGGAGTTGTCAAGGCTATAGTTGAATTTTATGTTTTATTGTGGTAAAATGCCTAAATATACGAGGATCTTATGAAATCTAAAAAATATATAGTAATTCTTTTTCTTGTTATATGTTTGATAACCAAAACAGCCCAAACCGGTTTCGCAACTGAAAATGAATCGGAATATGATATACCTTATGCAAAAATTTTTTATGAAAGAAATACTGATGTTTATGACTCGGTATATTTTTTGGCTATCGAAAACGGATTTTCCCCTCTTTCCTATAAAAAACCGCAATCTGCAGCTGAGCTTTATAAAACACTAAGCCTTATTGATAAAGATACTTTAAGCACTATAGGCTTACAGGTATATGAAAATACAAGAAAAACTTTAACACAGCCTAATTATCTTCTTAAACAAAAAATACTTAAATTCAATATAAATGGAGAGCTAGCAATTCAGGGACGGCTTCCATACAATGTTAATAAATATACGCCGCGTATAGACCGGTTTTTATCTTACAATGATATGCCAGCTCCTCTGGCGGTACCTATCGAATTTTTAATCTCAAATTATTTTTATACTTACTGTCATTTAAGCCTTCATAAGAATTTTGCCGCAAGTAAATTTTCAAATACTTTTTTAAACATTCCGTTAAAATTAAAAGACATGGATTTTCATTTTCCAAAACAAGCAGGCATAGCCGTAGGAGGTTCTTTTTTTAACATAAATATCGGCAGAGGCTCTTTAAATTTAGGTAGAGCCTTGGGCGGCAGTATGCTTATAGCAGATACTGTTGACCGTTTTGATTATTTTTCAGGAACTGTGTTCACAAAAAACTTAAAACTGGACGTAACGGTTCTGGAATTAAATCCTACCAGATTTTTATTTACACATGAGGTAAGTTTTAGACCGATAAAACAAATTTCAGTAACACTTCATGAAGGTGTTTTAATAAATTCTTTTTTTGATCCGCGATTTTTAAACCCTGCAATGATTTTTCACAGCCACGCTGCATGGAAAGAAGATTATCTGCCTGGGACTAAACCGGCATCTGAAAATGGAGCAGTAGGAAGCCAATTCGGGATTACGATAGATGCAGTTCCTATAAAAGGATTGAGAATATACGGCCAATTCGGAATGAATCAGTTTCAAACAGCTTCAGAATTAAAGGGCCTAAACGGGAAAAATTATACCCCAAATTCGTTAGGAGGTCTTTTCGGTATTGAATATGTTTACCCTACAAAAATAGGTTATATCATATCTTCAATCGAAGGTATTTATGCAAACCCATGGTATAATATTCTTTCAAATAAAAAAATAAGCTATTATCATTACAGAAAAGAAATGGCTTCTTCGATTTTAGGTGATAGCGGTTCTCAAATAAATACTTGGATTTCAAATCCTTACGGTCCTGATACAATCACTGGTATAGCACAATTCGCTCTTGTAAATCCAAAAAAATATTCGGCAACCCTTACTTATAGACTTGTGTGCAAAGGCGAAAATGAAGATAACTTTTTTGATAAAAATAAAGAAAACCCTTCAGGTGTATATTATCCGGAAGCTGAGGGTAACAACCATCCGGAATGGGTTAATTGGAGAAGTCCAAGCGGTAATCCGATCTTTTTTAACACTATCAAAAT
The DNA window shown above is from Treponema denticola and carries:
- a CDS encoding hemolysin family protein, with the protein product MGIINLFKKKGNVNNILKEGLNDEKRDMIRGVVDLSDTAVKEVMIPRIDVDFLALDTPGDEILDRISESGHSRFPVYDESIDNVIGILYVKDIIKLLTKNQKIELDKIVRRAFFVPESKRIDALLAEFKRRHIHIAVAVDEYGGVSGIVCMEDIIEEIVGDIQDEFDNEGEDITEIASGVWLCDARVDLDDLAETIKSDALPVDEFETLGGFVFDLFGKIPAKYEKTAWNDFDFIVQDMDGHKVKTVKIVHNKNSMQN
- the ybeY gene encoding rRNA maturation RNase YbeY, which codes for MSNSISVSFNDEPPGSIDPVRVENFISEVLNDLNLKNWDISLLFCNDAFIQNLNKQYRDIDSPTDVLSFEQGDEYFDDAGETRFMAGDIVISLDSLRFNAEEFNVEINEELKRLIVHGILHLNGMDHSDNSPEQEMLKFQEELLVQYKNMEIYRV
- a CDS encoding HD family phosphohydrolase, with product MIKNKKESKFKQKISSLSVIFKRNKAFVIAVAASFLVLAVMIYINAYENSGFSKLTISDFEVGMVSDRDIISNRNIEVIDEKATEIRKVAAKHSVMAVFYKDNSVSEKMIRDYSEFASYIIGLKDSAKSFTAFKFMVMEKYPVLLSEHDLENIYKTDDFYEITSISLNMLKQLFDIGIIEMPLTGLGELNDAEISLGTTQNQKLSYTNVFLTNLVLFYNVRDRIKSLLSDVKKSKLETYVLSMVLPFAQPNILFDGEETEKRVDEALKKVTPVKINIEKNQKIIKRGFIISDDAYTRLKAYAGDGRYIDFIQIAASLIFLTLSLIISLFLFSKKIIGESLDFKFNLLILISFDLIYILILFLSRLSIFSYSLDIVPILPVTFLTMLIAALISRKISVFAVFIFSLAVFGAAGFKIQPALFAILSGLAGAGMVNIKGQRMDLIKTALGLVLVQPIILICMFAIFPDSASDKSVLLLSTAGSGFISGILVLGFLPILETLMNVPTSFRLMELSDLNSPIMKKMLISVAGTYNHSMMVASLAESACREIGANSILARVGAYYHDIGKMEQGEYFVENQTNYNKHMDINPRLSATVIRSHVKIGIEKAKQLRLPQPVIDIIAEHHGNSCISYFYAKAKELDPNVDIEDFCYPGIPPRSKESAVVMLADIVEAACRTLEKPSVPRLEKFIDELVSGKIKAGQLDNSELTFREVRIIKAAFVKILAGYYHSRIEYPNQKNVDEDEETKPQNKNSQKLEAETTQVQPQKENNNV
- a CDS encoding PhoH family protein, coding for MEDAYTIVLKDEQVLSAFCGANDRNLGFLEQYLGVPVVCRGNEVSVLNADDEVCKKFQHVVDKAVNSSEIKSENSSEYIESLISTINISDTQDLSSGCIHIPRGMRSVYPKNPHQLEFISSIRNNDISFGLGAAGTGKTYLAVACALQMLMSRQMRKIVFTRPVVEAGESLGFLPGDLVQKITPYLRPLYDSIELLMPFELIRQMEESNMVEVAPLAYMRGRTLHNAVVILDEAQNTTKEQMKMFLTRMGEGSKLIITGDPSQSDISSSKNSGLVHAANLLSKIRGIGIVRFSPEDVVRHSLVQKIIKAYDKE
- the secG gene encoding preprotein translocase subunit SecG translates to MGGLGIALLVLFVIICAIIIFLVLLQNEEGDSLGGLFSGGSNSAFGSKSSNVLTRATYVVVALFFVTTFLLALITKSPSDSGLSEEAMKKQTETSTEWWKNDGSTDDAGGETQKDGE
- the tpiA gene encoding triose-phosphate isomerase, with amino-acid sequence MKKFYIAANWKMNMNRAEAKSLAEEMKAGLKDGKNKYMIAPSFTLLQDVASVLKGSNILLGAQNMGLEEKGAHTGEVSVLQLLDAGVQTVILGHSERRHIYKETDDLINKKVKLALKHGLEVILCVGELLEEREAGHAEAVCERQIKKGLAEVSAQDLHKITIAYEPVWAIGTGKNASPEDADAIHSSIRKTLAALYGEKAAKDMIIQYGGSMKPDNAAGLLKKPNIDGGLIGGAGLKTETFLPIALFSE